From the Streptomyces sp. Tu 2975 genome, one window contains:
- a CDS encoding helix-turn-helix transcriptional regulator — protein sequence MDAKSHAACRCECALLQGAVNDVRGFAKLTDRERQVLTLLGQGLANRLIARRLGIVERTAKAHVSSIVEKLGVSSRLEAGLMAHLHHELLCPAGHCPEGHLTNDQ from the coding sequence ATGGACGCGAAATCGCACGCTGCATGCAGGTGCGAATGCGCCCTGCTGCAGGGCGCGGTGAACGATGTACGGGGGTTCGCAAAACTGACGGATCGTGAGCGGCAGGTTCTCACCCTGCTCGGCCAGGGACTGGCCAATCGACTGATCGCCAGACGACTCGGAATCGTCGAACGCACGGCAAAGGCCCATGTGTCGAGCATTGTGGAGAAGCTCGGCGTGAGTTCCCGGCTGGAGGCCGGGCTGATGGCTCACCTCCACCACGAGTTGCTGTGCCCCGCGGGACATTGTCCCGAAGGACACCTCACCAACGACCAATAG
- the lxmK gene encoding class V lanthionine synthetase subunit LxmK gives MTRTTAPQSAGGSPASRQASGGRPSRTELRFGAVDLDTVPEVDALLARIGVGPFDRSDVTALPGRNDTWAGRTASGADVFVKRLTGDGEDTAARMDRALAFERTAAAAPAGALRGPALLGSDHGARLLAFRYLRDARSGAELMADQQFTPQLGYAAGTATGLLHACEAAAPEAGPPALPSSVLLEALPAAMFEELSGAELQTWRLLQGDEPLIAAVERLLTAERAAPRVPAHCDFRLDQVLVCGQVTGEGAGPGPGLYVADWEEFRLADPARDIGGFAGEWLHRAVLDIVTSRGDGDTSAFAGLSMTREDVVARGAEKITRLRPVVQEFWRGYRQARPDADPQLAERATAFAGWHLLDRLLAGAARSNRLLGIERAAAGIGRTALLRPGRFASVVGLGDPS, from the coding sequence GTGACACGCACCACCGCCCCGCAGTCCGCGGGCGGCTCCCCTGCTTCCCGCCAGGCGTCCGGTGGGAGGCCGTCCCGGACCGAACTCCGCTTCGGAGCGGTCGATCTGGACACCGTTCCGGAGGTCGATGCGCTGCTCGCCCGGATCGGCGTCGGCCCGTTCGACCGCTCCGACGTCACGGCGCTGCCGGGACGCAACGACACGTGGGCGGGGCGTACGGCAAGCGGCGCGGACGTCTTCGTGAAGCGTCTGACGGGAGACGGCGAGGACACCGCCGCCAGGATGGACCGTGCGCTCGCGTTCGAGCGGACGGCCGCTGCCGCTCCGGCCGGGGCCCTGCGCGGCCCGGCGCTGCTCGGCAGCGACCACGGGGCACGACTGCTGGCGTTCCGGTACCTCCGCGACGCGCGCAGTGGTGCGGAGCTGATGGCGGATCAGCAGTTCACGCCGCAGCTGGGGTACGCGGCGGGCACGGCGACCGGACTGCTGCACGCGTGCGAGGCGGCGGCGCCGGAGGCAGGCCCGCCTGCCCTGCCCTCGTCCGTGCTCCTGGAGGCGCTGCCCGCCGCGATGTTCGAGGAGCTGAGCGGAGCGGAGCTCCAGACATGGCGGCTGCTCCAGGGTGACGAACCGCTGATCGCCGCGGTGGAACGGCTGCTGACTGCCGAGCGGGCCGCGCCCCGGGTGCCCGCCCACTGCGACTTCCGTCTGGACCAGGTCCTGGTGTGCGGCCAGGTGACAGGCGAGGGGGCAGGCCCCGGCCCGGGCCTGTACGTCGCGGACTGGGAGGAGTTCCGTCTCGCCGACCCCGCCCGCGACATCGGCGGCTTCGCGGGCGAGTGGCTGCACCGCGCGGTGCTCGACATCGTCACCTCGCGGGGCGACGGCGACACCTCCGCGTTCGCCGGGCTGTCCATGACGCGGGAGGACGTCGTCGCCCGTGGGGCGGAGAAGATCACCCGGCTGCGCCCGGTCGTCCAGGAGTTCTGGCGCGGTTACCGGCAGGCCCGGCCCGACGCCGATCCGCAACTCGCCGAACGCGCCACCGCCTTCGCGGGCTGGCATCTGCTGGACCGCCTGCTCGCCGGGGCCGCCCGAAGCAACCGGCTGCTCGGAATCGAGCGCGCCGCGGCCGGCATCGGCCGTACCGCGCTGCTCCGGCCCGGCCGGTTCGCCTCCGTCGTCGGACTGGGAGACCCCTCGTGA
- a CDS encoding LxmA leader domain family RiPP — translation MQKNDTVDIMELVGGFEAYAEAAELNFEASADAPAITPTLTTIAYTKVSVASVSASVKWGC, via the coding sequence GTGCAGAAGAACGACACGGTCGACATCATGGAGCTCGTCGGTGGCTTCGAGGCCTACGCCGAGGCCGCCGAGCTGAACTTCGAGGCGTCGGCCGACGCCCCGGCGATCACGCCGACCCTCACCACCATCGCCTACACCAAGGTGAGCGTCGCCAGCGTCTCGGCGTCGGTCAAGTGGGGCTGCTGA
- a CDS encoding sigma-70 family RNA polymerase sigma factor, which produces MSDLAATQDLDSRLEQHRRELTGYCYRMLGSSFEAEDAVQDTMVRAWRSFEKFEGRSSLRSWLYRIATNVCLDMLNAGNRRARPMDLSGPTPVAQAQLNVRPEITWLEPVPDGRVLPSVADPAETAVERETIRLAFVAALQHLPPKQRAVLILREVLAWKASEVAELLGTTVASVNSALQRARATLNEQGPAASDAADPLDEEQQQLLERYVAAFEGYDMKALTALLHEDATMSMPPYDLWLRGHDDIVGWMLGVGEVCRGSRLVPTVANGAPAFAHYHPSADGEGYEPWALIVLELSDGRIGGMDFFLDTKRWFPLFDLPARLDKAGAPMTDR; this is translated from the coding sequence ATGAGTGACCTGGCAGCGACGCAGGACCTGGATTCGCGGCTGGAGCAGCACCGAAGAGAGCTGACCGGCTACTGCTACCGGATGCTCGGCTCGTCCTTCGAGGCGGAGGACGCCGTCCAGGACACGATGGTCCGGGCGTGGCGCAGTTTCGAGAAGTTCGAGGGCCGGTCCTCCCTGCGCTCATGGCTCTACCGCATCGCGACGAATGTGTGCCTGGACATGCTGAACGCCGGTAATCGCCGCGCCCGCCCGATGGACCTGTCCGGTCCCACGCCGGTGGCGCAGGCCCAGCTCAACGTCCGCCCCGAGATCACCTGGCTCGAGCCGGTGCCGGACGGGCGGGTGCTGCCGTCGGTGGCGGACCCGGCGGAGACGGCCGTGGAGCGGGAGACGATCCGGCTGGCGTTCGTCGCGGCACTCCAGCATCTGCCACCCAAGCAGCGGGCGGTGCTGATCCTGCGGGAGGTCCTGGCCTGGAAGGCGAGCGAGGTCGCCGAGCTCCTCGGCACGACGGTCGCGTCGGTCAACAGCGCGCTCCAGCGGGCCCGCGCCACGCTCAACGAGCAGGGCCCGGCCGCGTCGGACGCGGCGGACCCGCTCGACGAGGAGCAGCAGCAGTTGCTGGAGCGCTATGTCGCCGCCTTCGAGGGCTACGACATGAAGGCGCTGACGGCGCTGCTCCATGAGGACGCGACGATGTCCATGCCCCCTTACGACCTGTGGCTGCGCGGCCACGACGACATCGTGGGCTGGATGCTCGGCGTCGGCGAGGTCTGCCGCGGCTCGCGCCTGGTGCCGACCGTGGCCAACGGCGCCCCGGCCTTCGCCCACTACCACCCGTCGGCGGACGGCGAGGGGTACGAACCGTGGGCGCTCATCGTCCTCGAGTTGTCGGACGGCAGGATCGGCGGGATGGACTTCTTCCTGGACACCAAGCGCTGGTTCCCGCTGTTCGACCTGCCGGCGCGGCTGGACAAGGCGGGCGCGCCGATGACCGACCGGTAA
- a CDS encoding insulinase family protein — protein sequence MTRSPLSAPSQRHVLGNGLRVLVDTVPREPLTAVAVHYGAGFRSEPRGRAGLAHLVEHMMFEGSERHPDRAYFAGLLASGGSATGTTHQDYTDYVHVVPAHALEDALVAEADRMRAPLFTARGFAEQLAGVEAEIAAAVHGAPLGGLPWQVLPGVLYDRWANSHDGYGASETLAGLTPDDCAGFFHDHYTPANAVVTVSGGGEPDHVAGLVARYFGDIPVRSVPAPHHVLAEPPLAEDRVAVRPAATRDGALCLGYRLPDPAADLDGYLSHLVLARLLTAPPRNAGCGFFRPFDAVDPDTLVVNLAMPADGTTAALSGFESALREVADGAYGEEEVRRTTGQLATEHVRDHHGPAARAAALGRLELLFGRAVLVDELPGRIRAVGAERVGAAAASLLTARRAVLAAVPGRAAAGPTGRPAGPPGEAEPAKTGPRPAGAAPAAVGPAPAEGHVATDPADAEERPDTERPDGEERVDGRRAAAAEHAAPDRPVARSADAATRGRSPAEACAPSGGDRACSDGPAPPHPAAARRLPRRAGLRLPGLVESGGPGEARVVAVRDSRAPVVELRLRLPTPPGTPPVRQEHLCQVVTDRWDAQCGGETAPGGRTVRTEAGTVVVDAWFPVPGPDPALLAGLLAATPTAAEWERAAPRARARVAACAGDPWWLADQAVRQRLAPGAASHAGAVTVVAVGDLDPERWVQAATGALRPPATRLPDRTEGTAPAEGLALLRLPPARQTPAVAHVVWATPEPPRGVPLAARWLAVAVVGGGQPGARLAGLRTPGAPHGFTAYAGRLPGLLGPDGGALVQVGAQLPPQDAVLGARLIRDALRRIGEAPPTGAEVDAARRYCAGQLALVQSTQRELADQVGAWVATGARAAELDGFPDALHEVAVDDVVRDCAALFAHPAYAGVLAGAAADPAEDTP from the coding sequence ATGACGCGCTCCCCCCTGTCCGCGCCCTCGCAGAGGCACGTTCTCGGCAACGGCCTGCGGGTCCTGGTCGACACGGTGCCGCGCGAACCGCTGACCGCCGTCGCCGTTCACTACGGCGCCGGTTTCCGCTCGGAGCCGCGGGGCCGGGCCGGACTCGCCCATCTCGTCGAGCACATGATGTTCGAGGGCAGCGAACGACACCCCGACCGCGCCTACTTCGCCGGTCTCCTCGCCTCCGGTGGCTCCGCCACCGGAACGACCCACCAGGACTACACGGACTACGTCCACGTCGTGCCCGCCCACGCGCTGGAGGACGCCCTCGTCGCCGAGGCCGACCGGATGCGCGCCCCGCTGTTCACCGCGCGGGGATTCGCGGAGCAACTCGCGGGCGTGGAGGCGGAGATCGCGGCCGCCGTGCACGGTGCGCCCCTCGGTGGGCTGCCCTGGCAGGTGCTGCCCGGCGTGCTGTACGACCGCTGGGCCAACTCGCACGACGGCTACGGCGCCTCCGAAACCCTGGCCGGACTCACGCCCGACGACTGTGCCGGCTTCTTCCACGACCACTACACCCCGGCCAACGCCGTCGTCACCGTGTCCGGGGGTGGCGAGCCCGACCACGTCGCCGGCCTCGTCGCCCGGTACTTCGGCGACATTCCGGTCCGCTCCGTCCCGGCCCCGCATCACGTCCTCGCCGAGCCGCCGCTCGCCGAGGACCGGGTGGCCGTACGGCCGGCCGCGACGCGCGACGGAGCGCTGTGTCTGGGGTACCGGCTGCCCGATCCCGCCGCCGATCTCGACGGCTATCTCTCTCACCTCGTGCTGGCCCGGCTGCTCACCGCACCACCCCGGAATGCGGGCTGCGGCTTCTTCAGACCGTTCGACGCCGTGGACCCCGACACCCTTGTCGTGAACCTTGCCATGCCGGCGGACGGGACGACGGCCGCGCTCAGCGGGTTCGAGTCGGCGCTGCGGGAGGTCGCCGACGGCGCCTACGGCGAGGAGGAGGTGCGCCGGACGACCGGGCAGCTCGCCACCGAGCACGTCCGCGACCACCACGGCCCTGCTGCCCGCGCGGCGGCGCTGGGACGGCTGGAGCTCCTCTTCGGCCGCGCCGTGCTCGTCGACGAACTGCCGGGCCGCATCCGTGCCGTGGGCGCGGAGCGCGTCGGCGCGGCGGCCGCGAGCCTGCTGACCGCCCGCCGCGCGGTCCTGGCCGCCGTGCCGGGCCGCGCCGCCGCGGGGCCCACAGGACGGCCCGCGGGGCCTCCCGGGGAAGCCGAGCCTGCGAAAACCGGACCCCGGCCCGCCGGAGCCGCTCCCGCAGCCGTCGGCCCCGCACCGGCAGAGGGGCACGTGGCCACCGACCCGGCGGACGCCGAAGAACGCCCGGACACCGAACGCCCCGACGGCGAAGAACGCGTCGACGGCCGACGAGCAGCAGCGGCGGAGCACGCGGCCCCGGACCGGCCGGTGGCCCGTTCGGCCGACGCAGCCACGCGCGGCCGGTCGCCCGCGGAGGCATGCGCACCGTCCGGCGGCGACCGGGCCTGCTCCGACGGACCCGCGCCCCCGCATCCCGCCGCAGCCCGGCGCCTTCCCCGACGGGCCGGGCTTCGGCTGCCCGGCCTCGTCGAGAGCGGCGGGCCCGGTGAGGCGAGGGTCGTCGCCGTGCGCGACAGCCGGGCGCCGGTCGTCGAGCTCCGTCTGCGGCTCCCCACGCCCCCCGGCACGCCCCCGGTCCGGCAGGAGCACCTGTGCCAGGTCGTCACCGACCGGTGGGACGCCCAGTGTGGCGGGGAGACCGCGCCCGGCGGCCGTACCGTGCGGACGGAGGCCGGGACCGTGGTGGTCGACGCCTGGTTCCCCGTCCCCGGCCCCGACCCGGCGCTCCTCGCCGGCCTGTTGGCCGCCACGCCCACCGCCGCGGAGTGGGAGCGGGCCGCACCACGGGCCCGCGCCCGTGTCGCGGCATGCGCGGGCGACCCGTGGTGGCTGGCCGACCAGGCCGTTCGGCAGCGTCTCGCTCCTGGCGCCGCTTCGCACGCCGGCGCTGTCACCGTCGTCGCCGTCGGTGACCTCGACCCCGAGCGCTGGGTCCAGGCGGCGACCGGTGCCCTGCGCCCGCCGGCCACCCGGCTGCCGGACCGCACCGAGGGGACCGCACCGGCCGAGGGCCTGGCGCTGCTGCGTCTGCCCCCGGCGCGGCAGACGCCCGCAGTCGCGCATGTCGTGTGGGCGACACCGGAGCCGCCACGAGGCGTGCCGCTCGCCGCCCGCTGGCTGGCTGTGGCCGTGGTCGGCGGCGGCCAGCCGGGCGCGCGGCTCGCCGGGCTGCGCACACCGGGCGCCCCGCACGGCTTCACCGCGTACGCGGGCCGCCTTCCCGGGCTGCTGGGGCCCGACGGCGGAGCGCTCGTCCAAGTGGGGGCCCAACTGCCGCCTCAGGACGCCGTCCTGGGCGCCCGGCTGATCCGCGACGCCCTGCGCCGGATCGGTGAAGCACCTCCGACGGGCGCCGAGGTGGACGCTGCCCGACGCTACTGCGCCGGACAGCTCGCCCTGGTGCAGAGCACCCAGAGGGAGCTCGCCGACCAGGTCGGGGCCTGGGTCGCGACCGGCGCCCGGGCTGCCGAGCTCGACGGCTTCCCCGACGCCCTCCACGAGGTCGCGGTCGACGACGTGGTCCGCGACTGTGCAGCACTGTTCGCCCATCCCGCCTACGCCGGAGTACTCGCCGGCGCGGCGGCAGACCCGGCAGAGGACACGCCGTGA
- a CDS encoding LLM class flavin-dependent oxidoreductase, protein MSRSVSVLLPIVPTRAEQAAPFAAFVQWRGARALWQGQVLLNEQHQIMAQLSGLGMRVPFGLGVSLMPLRHPVQAAIEARTLAAASGHPVTAGFGPGARVFQRMALGAPYASPLTACREYLTIVRALLDGREIDRSGEYFSYTGSLPASPAPPVEVGLGVLRPGMARLAGEVADVAITWLTPPSYVRDVIVPALTEGARAAGRPVPRVVSVVAMAPTTGSRVPREAVAAGSSGHFAMPHYQDMLERAGVGVVPGDPVATAEALIAAGGALTGSTGDIRAGITAYHEAGADEVVVNGAGVAMTEGPRAVLHDLEPLFDGNGW, encoded by the coding sequence ATGAGCCGAAGTGTCTCTGTCCTTCTGCCGATCGTCCCCACCCGTGCCGAACAGGCGGCCCCTTTCGCCGCGTTCGTGCAATGGCGCGGCGCACGTGCTCTCTGGCAGGGCCAGGTGCTTCTCAATGAACAGCACCAGATCATGGCGCAATTGAGCGGCCTCGGAATGCGGGTGCCTTTCGGACTCGGCGTCTCCTTGATGCCGCTGCGTCATCCCGTCCAGGCGGCCATCGAGGCCCGCACGCTCGCAGCCGCCTCCGGACATCCGGTCACTGCCGGATTCGGGCCGGGTGCCCGCGTTTTCCAGCGGATGGCGCTCGGCGCTCCTTACGCGAGCCCGCTCACCGCCTGCCGCGAATATCTGACCATTGTCCGCGCACTTCTCGACGGCCGGGAGATCGATCGGTCCGGCGAATACTTCTCCTACACCGGTTCCCTTCCCGCCTCACCCGCCCCGCCCGTCGAGGTGGGGCTCGGAGTGCTGCGTCCGGGAATGGCGAGGCTCGCCGGTGAGGTGGCCGACGTGGCGATCACCTGGCTGACCCCGCCGTCGTACGTACGCGATGTCATCGTCCCGGCACTGACCGAGGGCGCGCGGGCCGCCGGCCGACCGGTGCCGCGCGTCGTGTCGGTCGTCGCCATGGCACCCACGACCGGCTCCCGCGTGCCTCGGGAAGCCGTGGCCGCCGGAAGCTCCGGGCACTTCGCCATGCCTCACTACCAGGACATGCTCGAACGCGCCGGCGTGGGTGTCGTGCCCGGGGATCCCGTGGCAACGGCCGAGGCGCTGATCGCCGCAGGAGGAGCGCTGACCGGCAGCACGGGCGACATCCGCGCGGGCATCACCGCGTACCACGAGGCAGGTGCCGACGAGGTCGTCGTCAACGGCGCCGGTGTGGCGATGACCGAAGGCCCGCGCGCCGTCCTGCACGACCTCGAGCCGCTGTTCGACGGAAACGGCTGGTAG
- a CDS encoding flavoprotein codes for MTDRTANTTAARPAGDPQRPTRPALGFTRLLLVGTGAVCVSALPEQIARIRAAWPALEIQTVLTRSALRFVTRETLNLLTGRRTVIDAWPDEPVLRAPHVDLTAWAEAVLVHPSTFSYTARLALGLADSPSLLAAQCTAAPVGVAPALPPGGVESHAYRAHAASLAARPNYVVAPPVPALSLTTGRMDSWAPAELPNLLEQVAQLRRRLVTGAAGAASGVPGGARND; via the coding sequence GTGACCGACCGGACAGCGAACACCACGGCGGCCCGGCCCGCCGGGGACCCGCAGCGGCCGACGCGGCCCGCGCTCGGGTTCACCCGCCTCCTCCTCGTGGGCACCGGTGCGGTCTGCGTGTCCGCGCTGCCCGAGCAGATCGCGCGCATACGCGCCGCCTGGCCCGCACTGGAGATCCAGACGGTGCTGACCCGCAGCGCCCTGCGTTTCGTCACCCGCGAGACGCTCAACCTTCTGACAGGGCGCCGCACCGTCATCGACGCGTGGCCGGACGAGCCGGTCCTGCGTGCCCCCCATGTCGACCTGACCGCCTGGGCGGAGGCCGTCCTCGTCCACCCCTCGACCTTCTCCTACACGGCCCGGCTGGCGCTCGGCCTGGCCGACAGCCCTTCGCTGCTGGCAGCACAGTGCACAGCCGCGCCCGTCGGTGTCGCACCGGCACTGCCGCCGGGCGGCGTCGAGAGTCACGCCTACCGCGCCCACGCCGCATCCCTGGCGGCCCGGCCCAACTACGTCGTCGCGCCCCCGGTCCCCGCGCTCAGCTTGACGACCGGGCGCATGGACAGCTGGGCTCCCGCCGAGCTGCCGAACCTCCTCGAGCAGGTCGCGCAGCTGCGCCGCCGGCTCGTCACAGGCGCCGCCGGAGCGGCGAGCGGCGTCCCCGGGGGAGCCCGGAATGACTGA
- a CDS encoding LysR family transcriptional regulator: MVHERSSGPRLSPSSYEEDITLELAPRLAYFAGVARHEHVTRAAQDMGVPQSTLSRAMVRLEADLGVTLFARKGRTVSLTPAGRTFLVSVERALAEVERAAESVRADTDPRSGKVAFGFLHTMGSETVPGLIRAFRADHPRIRFTLVQNYGEAMIERLRAGELDLCLTSPVPDAPDLVARRLDEQRLLLVVPDDHRLAGRKRVRLAEAADESFVTLEPGYGLRRITDDLCAEAGFTPRVAFEGEEAETLRGLVAAGLGVALLPPPAVARPGVVELTVTAPRAAREIGVAWLDGHPETPPVAEFKRFLLSRRGRLLAQ; encoded by the coding sequence ATGGTGCATGAACGCAGCTCAGGGCCCCGCCTGTCACCCAGTAGTTACGAAGAAGACATCACGCTGGAGCTTGCCCCCCGCCTCGCGTACTTCGCCGGCGTCGCCCGGCACGAGCATGTGACGCGCGCAGCCCAGGACATGGGCGTCCCCCAGTCGACGCTGTCACGGGCGATGGTCCGCCTCGAGGCGGACCTGGGCGTCACCCTGTTCGCCCGCAAAGGGCGCACGGTGTCGCTCACCCCGGCCGGCCGGACGTTCCTCGTCTCCGTCGAGCGGGCGCTGGCCGAGGTGGAACGGGCCGCGGAGTCCGTCCGCGCCGACACGGACCCGCGGTCGGGCAAGGTCGCCTTCGGCTTTCTGCACACCATGGGCTCGGAGACGGTACCCGGACTGATCCGGGCCTTCCGCGCGGACCACCCGCGCATCCGCTTCACCCTCGTCCAGAACTACGGCGAGGCGATGATCGAACGGCTCCGGGCGGGCGAGCTGGACCTGTGTCTCACCTCGCCCGTGCCCGACGCCCCCGATCTCGTCGCCCGCCGCCTCGACGAACAGCGGCTGCTGCTCGTGGTCCCCGACGACCACAGGCTCGCCGGACGTAAACGCGTCCGGCTCGCGGAGGCGGCCGACGAGAGCTTCGTGACCCTCGAACCCGGCTACGGGCTGCGGCGCATCACCGACGATCTGTGCGCCGAGGCCGGGTTCACGCCACGCGTCGCCTTCGAGGGCGAGGAGGCGGAGACACTGCGCGGGCTGGTGGCGGCGGGTCTGGGCGTTGCCCTCCTGCCGCCACCGGCCGTCGCCCGCCCGGGGGTCGTGGAGCTGACGGTGACGGCGCCCAGGGCGGCCCGCGAGATCGGCGTCGCCTGGCTCGACGGCCATCCGGAAACACCGCCGGTGGCGGAGTTCAAGCGTTTCCTGCTGTCCCGGCGCGGCCGGCTGCTGGCGCAGTAG
- a CDS encoding aldo/keto reductase — translation MKYRTIGTDPGTGRKVSVLALGAMLFGTLTDEKTSFAVLDRYVEAGGNFIDTSDNYAFWVGGDVGGQSEALLGRWRRSRGIGDEVVIATKLGAAPLAPGTGYVDNAEGLSAKAVREAAERSRERLGVDRLDLLYAHIEDRSVPLAETVEAFGALVAEGTVGLLGASNHAIWRVERARALAAAAGVPGYEVLQYQHSRLRPRLDVPSDLFEDGSLGHAGAELLSYLRAEPALTLVAYSPLLAGAYSREDKPLPLDYDHPGTPARLAVLREVAKETGASVNQVVLAWQIGGPLPVIPLAGASSVAQLEENLAAVDLELTEDQRTRLDAAH, via the coding sequence ATGAAGTACCGCACCATCGGCACCGACCCGGGCACCGGGCGCAAGGTCAGCGTGCTGGCGCTGGGCGCCATGCTGTTCGGCACCCTGACCGACGAGAAGACCTCGTTCGCCGTCCTGGACCGCTATGTCGAGGCCGGTGGGAATTTCATCGACACCTCCGACAACTACGCGTTCTGGGTCGGCGGTGACGTCGGCGGGCAGAGCGAGGCGCTGCTCGGCCGCTGGCGCCGGAGCCGCGGCATCGGGGACGAGGTGGTCATCGCCACCAAACTGGGCGCCGCGCCGCTCGCGCCCGGCACCGGTTACGTGGACAACGCGGAGGGCCTGTCCGCCAAGGCGGTCCGCGAGGCAGCGGAGCGCAGCCGGGAGCGGCTCGGTGTCGACCGGCTCGACCTGCTCTACGCGCACATCGAGGACCGGTCCGTCCCCCTCGCGGAGACCGTGGAGGCCTTCGGCGCGCTGGTGGCGGAGGGCACGGTCGGCCTGCTCGGGGCCAGCAACCACGCGATCTGGCGCGTCGAACGGGCACGCGCGCTCGCCGCTGCCGCCGGTGTGCCCGGATACGAGGTGCTGCAGTACCAGCACAGCCGTCTGCGGCCGCGTCTCGACGTGCCGTCCGATCTCTTCGAGGACGGCAGTCTCGGCCACGCCGGTGCTGAGCTGCTGAGCTATCTGCGGGCCGAGCCCGCTCTGACCCTGGTCGCGTACTCGCCGCTGCTCGCCGGGGCGTACTCCCGCGAGGACAAGCCGCTGCCCCTGGACTACGACCACCCGGGCACGCCCGCCCGGCTCGCGGTGCTGCGCGAGGTCGCGAAGGAGACCGGCGCGAGCGTGAACCAGGTGGTCCTCGCCTGGCAGATCGGCGGCCCGCTGCCGGTGATCCCGCTGGCGGGGGCATCCTCCGTGGCACAACTGGAGGAGAACCTGGCGGCGGTGGACCTGGAACTGACCGAGGACCAGCGCACCAGGCTGGACGCGGCTCACTGA
- a CDS encoding MFS transporter, with protein MPPASTKAPTTVGAAPSTPDLLSPGVAGYRRMSFALFAAGMATFALLYSTQALLPAVSADFGVTASAASWTVSAATGALALCVLPMSALSERYGRTAVMNASLAVAVVVGLLVPFAPNVEWLVALRAVQGAALAGLPASAMAFLAEEVRPKALVGAIGLFVAGNSIGGMSGRILTGWVAQAFGWRVALAAVGVMALACALVFRSLLPKARHFSPGTLDPRTLARTVRGHLADPLLLRLYAIGALFMTVFGAVYTVIGYRLVAEPFGLPQGVIGSIFLVYLVGTVSSAAAGQLVARLGRRGALYLAVTTTAAGLLLSLSDTLAPVLLGLVLITAGFFAGHAVASSSVSRTAKTGRAQASALYQSAYYLGSSAGGTLGAVAFHTGGWGGTVLLGLLAVLGVVSITLYGSHAARAQERLVPAGARH; from the coding sequence ATGCCTCCTGCCAGTACCAAGGCGCCCACCACCGTGGGCGCCGCCCCGTCGACCCCCGACCTTCTCTCCCCCGGCGTGGCCGGCTACCGCCGCATGAGCTTCGCGCTCTTCGCCGCCGGAATGGCCACCTTCGCCCTCCTCTACTCCACGCAGGCGCTGCTCCCCGCCGTGTCCGCCGACTTCGGCGTCACCGCGTCCGCCGCCAGCTGGACCGTGTCCGCCGCGACCGGCGCGCTCGCCCTGTGCGTCCTGCCGATGAGCGCGCTGTCGGAGCGCTACGGGCGGACCGCCGTGATGAACGCGTCCCTCGCGGTCGCGGTCGTGGTGGGGCTGCTGGTGCCGTTCGCGCCGAACGTGGAGTGGCTGGTGGCGCTGCGTGCCGTGCAGGGCGCGGCGCTCGCCGGTCTGCCCGCGTCGGCGATGGCGTTCCTCGCCGAGGAGGTCAGGCCGAAGGCGCTGGTCGGCGCGATCGGACTGTTCGTGGCGGGAAACAGCATCGGCGGCATGAGCGGCCGGATCCTCACGGGCTGGGTGGCACAGGCCTTCGGCTGGCGCGTCGCGCTCGCCGCGGTCGGCGTGATGGCACTGGCCTGCGCACTGGTCTTCCGCTCGCTGCTCCCGAAGGCCCGGCACTTCTCACCCGGGACGCTCGACCCCCGGACCCTCGCGAGGACCGTCCGCGGTCACCTCGCCGATCCGCTGCTGCTGCGCCTGTACGCGATCGGCGCGCTGTTCATGACCGTCTTCGGCGCCGTCTACACGGTGATCGGCTACCGGCTGGTCGCGGAGCCCTTCGGCCTGCCGCAGGGCGTCATCGGCTCGATCTTCCTGGTCTACCTGGTGGGTACGGTCTCCTCGGCCGCGGCCGGACAGCTCGTCGCCCGGCTCGGACGCCGGGGCGCGCTGTACCTCGCGGTCACCACGACCGCCGCGGGTCTGCTGCTGTCCCTCTCGGACACGCTGGCCCCGGTGCTCCTCGGCCTCGTCCTCATCACCGCCGGATTCTTCGCCGGCCACGCGGTGGCCTCGTCCTCCGTGAGCCGTACGGCGAAGACGGGCCGCGCCCAGGCGTCCGCGCTCTACCAGTCGGCGTACTACCTGGGCAGCAGCGCCGGCGGCACGCTCGGCGCGGTCGCCTTCCACACGGGCGGCTGGGGCGGCACGGTGCTGCTCGGGCTGCTCGCGGTCCTCGGAGTCGTGTCGATCACCCTCTACGGGTCGCACGCGGCGCGGGCCCAGGAACGGCTCGTGCCGGCGGGCGCGCGCCACTGA